One part of the Bacteroidia bacterium genome encodes these proteins:
- a CDS encoding serine hydrolase domain-containing protein: MNKHKFQLRNLLILCLLFFCKAGWGQEVLRKGFIEKKKLHPGETHEYKISLEEGMFFFASSMSYEFDIIVSVQDPSGTEVDVFDDNGIAGEFIPIHAESSGEYKILISPFPKEKKSGYYELEVIKLQASAKSKVAKVEELFSFWEGTKGEESPGLAIAIVQDGKCVYQKAYGLANLEYQIPLSSKSVFDLASLAKQFTGMAIAMLIEEGKLKLEDDIRKHIPELPIFDQVITIEDLLHHKSGLRGVGGLFSMGVFKSGEGYGEQATADLVLEALNFQKELNFPVGEEHSYSNTGYILLAIAVERVTGESYRDWMQLNIFDPLEMEFSFANDNPDEIIKNRATAYYFQDGKLAYRQENGMALIGSSAVYSTTDDLVKWVLNFEKKKVGNSRVFQLMERKSELNNGEEINYGFGQNLISYKGLRMIEHSGYTHPGFQTNIARFPDQKFSLIVLSNWGDLNPVDVISRHIPPIFLDEYIEKEESPEESPVEDREEEELILSQEILERYTGSFQFNQEETVVFRIEEGKLTAEPSGQGTHTLKVLSEHEFHLQALNVRISFSEFAEGKAQKAIVSRGEDLLSEMERIEPVEGADVFDPEKISLDEFSGYYYSPELRILYQLILEEDILYLSAPNIGNIELSLDSEDIFNSPSAFLSECRFLRDEEKQIKGFRLSQGPRTRNVLFEKWE; this comes from the coding sequence ATGAATAAGCACAAATTTCAATTAAGAAATCTTCTGATCCTTTGCCTGCTGTTTTTCTGTAAGGCTGGATGGGGACAAGAAGTCCTTAGAAAGGGATTTATTGAGAAAAAAAAGTTGCATCCAGGTGAAACCCATGAGTACAAGATTTCTCTGGAGGAAGGAATGTTTTTCTTTGCGTCATCCATGAGCTATGAGTTTGATATCATTGTGTCAGTTCAGGACCCTTCAGGTACAGAAGTAGATGTTTTTGACGATAATGGAATAGCCGGAGAATTTATTCCGATCCATGCAGAATCATCAGGTGAGTATAAGATTCTGATTTCTCCTTTCCCCAAAGAAAAAAAGTCCGGTTATTATGAACTGGAGGTTATAAAGCTTCAAGCCTCTGCCAAATCCAAAGTAGCTAAAGTAGAGGAGCTCTTCAGTTTTTGGGAAGGAACAAAAGGAGAAGAAAGTCCCGGATTAGCCATAGCGATCGTACAGGATGGAAAATGTGTTTACCAAAAGGCCTATGGCCTGGCCAATCTGGAATACCAGATTCCCCTTTCATCAAAATCTGTATTTGATCTCGCCTCACTTGCCAAACAATTTACGGGTATGGCTATTGCCATGCTGATCGAAGAGGGGAAATTGAAGCTGGAGGATGATATTCGAAAGCATATTCCTGAACTCCCAATATTTGATCAAGTCATAACGATCGAAGACCTTTTACATCATAAAAGTGGCTTGAGAGGGGTAGGAGGATTATTTTCTATGGGCGTATTTAAATCTGGAGAAGGATATGGAGAGCAAGCTACTGCAGATTTGGTATTAGAGGCATTGAATTTCCAAAAAGAACTAAATTTCCCTGTTGGTGAGGAGCATAGTTATTCGAATACAGGCTATATCCTTTTGGCTATCGCTGTGGAAAGAGTTACGGGTGAAAGTTATCGCGATTGGATGCAGCTAAATATTTTTGATCCATTAGAAATGGAGTTCAGTTTTGCGAATGATAATCCGGATGAGATAATTAAAAATCGGGCTACTGCTTATTATTTTCAAGATGGAAAACTTGCCTATAGGCAGGAAAACGGTATGGCCCTTATTGGTTCCAGCGCCGTTTATAGTACGACAGATGATTTGGTGAAATGGGTGCTTAATTTCGAAAAGAAGAAAGTAGGAAATAGTCGTGTATTTCAATTAATGGAGCGGAAATCAGAGTTGAATAATGGAGAAGAGATAAATTATGGTTTTGGACAAAATCTGATAAGCTATAAAGGCTTGCGGATGATTGAGCATTCTGGCTATACCCATCCGGGTTTTCAAACAAATATTGCTCGATTCCCGGATCAAAAATTCTCCCTTATTGTTTTATCAAACTGGGGAGATTTAAATCCTGTAGATGTGATTTCGCGCCACATTCCTCCCATTTTCCTGGACGAATATATAGAGAAGGAAGAGTCTCCAGAGGAAAGCCCAGTGGAAGACAGAGAAGAAGAGGAATTGATTTTGAGTCAGGAAATTCTGGAGAGATATACAGGAAGCTTTCAATTTAATCAGGAAGAAACAGTTGTATTCAGGATTGAAGAGGGAAAGCTGACGGCAGAACCCAGCGGGCAGGGTACGCATACCCTCAAGGTTTTAAGTGAACATGAATTTCATTTACAAGCATTAAATGTCAGAATCAGCTTTTCTGAATTTGCAGAAGGCAAAGCTCAGAAAGCAATTGTAAGCAGAGGAGAAGATCTATTGTCGGAAATGGAAAGAATAGAGCCGGTAGAAGGAGCTGATGTATTTGATCCGGAAAAAATATCATTAGATGAGTTCAGCGGTTATTATTATAGTCCTGAGTTACGGATACTCTATCAGCTTATTTTAGAGGAAGATATCTTATATCTCTCGGCCCCCAATATTGGAAATATAGAGCTAAGCCTGGATTCAGAAGATATTTTTAACTCTCCTTCTGCTTTTCTCAGTGAATGCCGATTCTTGAGGGATGAAGAGAAACAAA
- a CDS encoding BlaI/MecI/CopY family transcriptional regulator, which produces MKKLTARELQLMQVLWKMGKAFVKEIIEDLPEPKLHYNTVSTTIRILEEKGFVDHESFGQAHRYFPLVSKDSYQNTAVGDVLETYFDNSYPKMIAHFAKQEKISPEELEEILRMIKNKES; this is translated from the coding sequence ATGAAAAAGCTAACGGCACGTGAATTACAGTTGATGCAGGTATTGTGGAAAATGGGGAAGGCATTCGTAAAAGAGATTATAGAAGACCTGCCAGAACCCAAGCTTCACTACAATACAGTATCAACAACCATCCGAATTCTTGAGGAAAAAGGCTTTGTAGACCATGAGTCATTTGGACAGGCGCATCGTTATTTCCCGCTTGTTTCCAAAGATTCTTATCAGAATACGGCCGTAGGAGATGTTCTGGAGACTTATTTTGATAATTCTTACCCTAAAATGATTGCACACTTCGCAAAGCAAGAAAAAATTTCTCCTGAGGAACTGGAAGAGATCTTGAGAATGATTAAAAACAAAGAATCATGA
- a CDS encoding M56 family metallopeptidase, whose amino-acid sequence MIPYVLHVSLLVGVCFILFKLLLEKFTFFRLNRYLLLIGICLCLLLPIFHIPPNWQIKLWNSEPEAHNLSTSIEESIFQLEASIVELNESTLAEKEIQKSEYDGGGQDSSLIPGFIGLIWLVYYLGLIGFGLRWLFHLYGIMLTIRKSEINHVKGNKIIYLPKDMAPFSFWNIIFVNPKLYDEKTYAQILSHESIHIQQKHSLDLMLAELLIVFQWFNPFAYLLRNSLEDNLEFLTDQGVLDMGQETQSYQLSLLSVSLPQKKMGLVSNYSSSMLKKRISMMNRPRSKVRSSWKYVLVFFSLISSIFFLNASKNSEEFQFENSPNSLLFNSPEKEGWKLFSDTNDSLQKIARGYGKKMDESLEGGSLEMRSENSKIEGIDPQEIYLGEDKLEIKPSAIALENPSFLSPQLREMAGVKPLSKQIPEGNYRSSVNSELDLNLLRRFKAFRSISPEDQTYHRILDSGITNEFLLTLQQGGFLEFEKEEFLLAIDHGLSQSYLNNISQLRRGSFSFREVSQLYLNGVQLSYIKLFQSLGFEDYSIQELILSHHYGISKRYLKEIENAGFLNPSLGDLLSLKKWNIPISQIKNLTKKGHNIQELISKGKLKHSGRTKRIVEENRNLSGFSQINVHGKIRVVMGVGEEDRVIVKAFEDKIKLIETKVINGVLKIRVKPGYKSAHIYDVYVTARSLPQGQIITGGADYVSDHILRLE is encoded by the coding sequence ATGATACCTTATGTTTTACATGTCTCTTTGCTAGTAGGAGTTTGTTTCATTTTATTCAAACTCCTCTTAGAAAAATTCACCTTTTTTAGGCTGAATCGCTACCTTCTCTTAATAGGTATCTGTCTTTGCCTGCTACTTCCCATCTTTCATATCCCTCCCAACTGGCAGATCAAGCTTTGGAATTCAGAACCAGAAGCTCACAATCTTTCTACCTCAATAGAGGAGAGCATTTTTCAGCTAGAAGCGTCTATAGTAGAGTTAAATGAAAGCACCCTGGCAGAAAAAGAAATACAAAAGAGTGAGTATGATGGAGGAGGGCAAGATTCAAGCCTGATTCCCGGGTTTATAGGCCTTATTTGGCTGGTCTATTATTTGGGACTAATTGGTTTCGGCTTGAGATGGTTATTTCATCTATATGGAATTATGCTCACTATTCGAAAGAGCGAAATAAACCATGTTAAAGGTAATAAGATCATTTACCTCCCTAAGGATATGGCTCCTTTCTCATTCTGGAACATAATTTTTGTAAACCCAAAGTTGTATGATGAAAAGACATATGCTCAAATTCTTTCTCATGAATCCATTCACATACAACAAAAGCATAGCCTGGACCTTATGCTTGCTGAATTATTGATTGTATTTCAATGGTTCAATCCCTTCGCCTATTTACTCAGAAATTCTCTGGAAGATAATCTTGAGTTCCTAACAGACCAGGGCGTGCTTGATATGGGGCAGGAAACACAGAGCTATCAGTTGAGCCTTTTAAGTGTGTCTCTCCCGCAGAAAAAGATGGGATTGGTTTCTAATTATTCAAGCTCTATGCTGAAGAAGCGGATTTCTATGATGAATAGGCCCCGATCAAAAGTTCGTTCTTCCTGGAAATATGTTCTGGTGTTTTTTTCCCTTATTAGCAGTATTTTTTTTCTGAATGCCTCTAAAAACTCGGAGGAATTTCAGTTTGAAAATTCTCCCAATTCTCTACTCTTTAATTCTCCTGAGAAAGAGGGATGGAAACTGTTTTCAGATACAAATGACTCTCTTCAAAAAATTGCCAGAGGATATGGAAAGAAGATGGATGAATCGCTAGAAGGAGGGAGTTTGGAGATGCGCTCTGAAAATTCAAAAATTGAAGGAATAGATCCTCAGGAGATTTATTTAGGGGAAGATAAACTTGAAATCAAGCCTTCAGCTATTGCTTTGGAAAATCCTTCCTTTCTATCTCCTCAGCTTCGGGAAATGGCAGGAGTTAAACCTTTATCAAAACAGATTCCTGAGGGGAATTACAGATCTTCAGTAAACTCTGAACTGGATTTGAATTTGCTCAGGCGATTTAAGGCTTTTAGATCGATTTCTCCTGAGGATCAGACATATCACAGGATTCTGGATAGTGGAATAACAAACGAATTTCTGCTGACACTTCAGCAAGGGGGATTTCTGGAATTTGAGAAAGAAGAATTTCTGCTCGCCATCGATCATGGCCTATCTCAAAGCTACTTAAACAACATAAGTCAATTGAGAAGAGGAAGTTTTTCTTTTAGAGAAGTCAGCCAGTTATACCTGAATGGGGTTCAGCTTTCATATATAAAATTATTTCAATCTCTGGGATTCGAAGACTATTCGATTCAGGAACTAATCCTTTCTCACCATTATGGAATTAGCAAAAGGTACCTTAAAGAAATAGAAAATGCCGGATTCCTCAATCCCAGCCTGGGAGATTTACTGAGCCTGAAAAAATGGAACATCCCAATTTCTCAGATCAAAAATCTGACAAAGAAAGGCCATAATATTCAGGAACTTATTTCAAAGGGTAAACTCAAACATTCGGGCAGGACAAAGAGGATTGTAGAAGAAAATCGAAACTTGAGCGGTTTTTCTCAAATAAATGTTCACGGTAAAATCCGGGTAGTAATGGGAGTGGGAGAGGAAGATCGCGTTATAGTGAAAGCTTTTGAAGATAAAATCAAGCTGATTGAGACAAAAGTAATAAATGGAGTTTTAAAGATTCGGGTGAAGCCCGGCTATAAATCTGCTCATATTTATGATGTGTATGTAACAGCCCGAAGTCTTCCGCAGGGACAAATTATCACCGGAGGGGCTGATTATGTTTCTGACCATATATTACGCCTGGAATGA